A single genomic interval of Prochlorococcus marinus XMU1406 harbors:
- the ruvX gene encoding Holliday junction resolvase RuvX encodes MKFCKPKPRSILSLDVGTKRIGLAYCDPLCITSNILPAVKRFESNQELKIIRNHIDEFNLTGFIVGLPLDEQGQMTPQAIDCKNYGLLLSNKLKLPFSYVNEHSSTWESSNRFGIKKDKSGLIDSFSAKIILEQWIEEGPELEELAGKRQIKY; translated from the coding sequence GTGAAATTTTGCAAACCCAAACCTAGGTCAATTTTGAGTTTGGATGTAGGTACCAAAAGAATAGGATTGGCTTATTGTGATCCTCTATGCATAACATCAAATATACTTCCAGCAGTAAAAAGGTTTGAAAGTAATCAAGAGCTTAAAATTATTAGAAATCACATAGATGAATTTAATTTGACTGGTTTTATTGTTGGTCTCCCTCTTGATGAGCAAGGTCAAATGACCCCTCAAGCTATTGACTGTAAAAATTACGGTCTATTACTTTCAAATAAATTAAAGCTTCCATTCTCATACGTCAACGAACATAGTTCAACTTGGGAATCATCAAATAGATTTGGAATTAAAAAAGATAAATCTGGATTGATTGATAGTTTTTCAGCAAAAATAATACTTGAACAATGGATAGAAGAAGGTCCTGAATTAGAAGAATTAGCTGGTAAAAGACAGATAAAATATTAG
- a CDS encoding thylakoid membrane photosystem I accumulation factor produces MKIIQWILIALIFLSPYQANASRDSDSYDGNIFPIYSGNGAIVPPQVTLLESLKNKRVAVLFFYLDDSSDSKAMAPIISGLDLIWRNNIDIIALTTDELQDKEKSDLRNEPNYYWNGLIPQTIILNSDGEVKYDKNGMINIDELNKVIGELKGIDIEDTTFSVESFNEYNSIISEKKDKKKIN; encoded by the coding sequence ATGAAAATAATTCAATGGATCCTAATAGCATTAATTTTCTTAAGTCCATATCAAGCAAATGCCTCTAGAGATTCTGATAGTTACGATGGCAACATCTTTCCTATATACTCAGGAAATGGGGCTATAGTTCCTCCTCAGGTAACTCTTCTGGAATCATTAAAAAATAAAAGAGTCGCGGTTTTATTTTTTTATCTTGACGATAGCTCAGATAGTAAAGCTATGGCTCCGATAATATCTGGTTTAGATTTGATATGGAGAAATAATATAGATATTATTGCTCTAACTACTGATGAATTACAGGATAAAGAAAAGTCTGATCTTAGAAATGAACCTAATTATTATTGGAACGGATTAATTCCACAAACCATTATTTTAAATAGTGATGGTGAAGTTAAATATGATAAAAATGGAATGATTAATATCGATGAATTAAACAAAGTTATAGGAGAACTTAAAGGAATTGATATAGAAGATACTACATTTTCTGTAGAAAGTTTTAATGAATACAACAGTATAATTTCTGAAAAAAAAGATAAAAAGAAAATTAATTAA